GAAGAGGGTGGTTACTTTGCCAGATGCCCTGCCTTTCCTGGCTGCCATGTGGAGGGTGATAATTACGAAGATACCCTCCATGAGATGCGGGCAACCATCCAGAGTTTCATCGAGGACTACATCAAAAACGGTGAATCCATTCCGGATGATGAAGTAACCGTTACCTCACTCAAGATAGCTGTATGACGCCTCACTTTCCAGCCATGACATCCAGCGAAGTCGTGGCTATACTCAATAAACTCGGTTTTAAATTCCTTCGTCAGTCTGGCTCAAGTCATGCTATTTATAAAAGGGCATCTGATGGAAAGCGGACTACTGTCCCTGTCCATCCTGGCAAAATACTGAAACGGAAAACACTCAAATCTATCATTGAAGATACCGGCCTTACCGTTGATGAATTCATGCAACTGGGTCACAAATAAAAAAGCCGGACCGCTTAAGTCACAATAATTACAAAATTATTGTCACCTCGGCAGCCCGGCTTGCTTTTGTTTTATCTAAGCCCCGTTGCTTTGCGCCCTGCCCTCACGGACAGGTTGCCCTGATAGAAGGTGTTTCAATCTTAGATGTTGGCGACAGCGTAATTTATGGCCAACTATCTTTAATGGCTATTTATTTATCAAAACGGCACAGAGATGTCAAGCTATTTTTATATCTTTATTTTGCTCTTGTAGCTAAATAGTAGGGGTTATTTAGTGGGGCCGGAGGGTAGGAGTTCGATCAAAAATAACGGGGCGGTTCCATTTCTAAATAGAACCGTGCCACTTTATTGCTCCCGGTCTTGCTTTTTGAAAGAAAACCGTTTAAAATTTAAATCAAATGAAGCAATCAACAGATGTCCTCCGTAAAATAGAAATTATTGAAGAGGAAATATTTGATCTTAAATTATCCCTTCTCAGGAAGCTTACCCCGGCTAAGAAAAATCTTCTCTCTCTCAAAGGGATACTTGAGGGCATAGATATATCTGAGGAAGATATTGAAGAAGCTCAGAAGTCGCTTTACAGTAAAACCGGCATATAGAAACAGATCAAGCTTCCTCACCGATACACATGCCCTGCTATGGCATTTTACCAACAGCAATAGGATAAGCACAAAAGCAAAAGACATTTTTGATAAATGCGAAGAAGGCCATTGTGTTATCTTCATCCCTTCTATTGTCATTGCAGAGTGTTTAAGGATCTTTAATAGAAAGAAAATCGCTTTCAATTTTATAACCTTATTTGATCAGATCAGGGAAAGTGAAAATTATGCCATCATCCCTCTGGATCAAAGAGTCCTCCTTCAGATGACAGAAACCACAGAAGTTACTGAACTCCACGACAAGATTATTGTTGCAACAGCACAGCTCCTGGATGTCCAGCTTATTACGAAAGATTCCTTTCTTAGAAAACTAAAAAACATAAAGACTATATGGTAGTAATAATATGGGGTCACGGCGCCACTTCGAACACCTCCATAAGTCCTATTCCTGTTGTATTGTTGACCCCGCTTACAACTGCTGAGTAACTGCCGGATGGCAGGGTTATCAGCATCGCTGACTCATTGGAACAGCCGGGAGGTGCAGTGCTCTGCCCGGGGTTTGGTGTACACGGGTCTAAGCCGGTAGCCGTTATCTCTGCAGGTGTGCCGCAGACAAATCCACTGCTTGCACAGAGTGTATCACTCTGATTGCCCCAGTTGTCATTCTGCGCTATATAGGCCCCTGCAGTTGATGAATAGAGCCTCATGTACGGATTCGACAGTGTACCTGTCATATTAAACGGCGCCCCGCTCATGGACTGGCCCCTCGCACGAAGCAGTAACTTCTTGCTCCCTGTCCCGGCATCCACTATGAATCCGCCTATCATCCTGTTATTGCCGGTCAGCACCTTCGCACGGGTGGATATGTTAACCAGCTTCGATGTCGTACTGCCATCTATATCAAATATCTCCACAAGGCCTGTCCCCGTCCCGTTGTTTACCCCGCTAAACACCGCACTGTAAGCACCAGGCGGGAGAGTAATCTGGATGGCTGACTCATTGGAACATCCGGGAGGTAAAGTGGTCTGACCGGGGTTGGGCATGCACGGATTATAAATCGAAGCCGTTATCTCTGCGGATGTAGCACAGACATGACCACTGCTTGAACAGAGAGGATCACTCTGATTGCCCCAGTTGTCATTCTGAGCGATATAGGCCCCTGCACCGGATGAATATAGTCTCAGATATGGATTTGACAATGTCCCTGTCATATTAAACGGCGCCCCGCTCATCGAAGGACCACGTCCCCTGATCATAACAGTCTTGGGAGTGCTGCCGCTGATAATAAAGCCGCCAATCTCCCTGTCGTTTCCTGTGCCTACGTAGGCGCGCGTGGAGATGTTGGTCATCCTGGTTGCTATAGTGGTCAAATCTGAACCATTGCAGTCCTGGTCTATCCCATCGTTGGGTATCTCCGTGGCTCCGGGATGGATCGAGGCGTTGTTGTCGTTGCAGTCGGTGTCATCCAGGACGCGGCCTGACGGCAGGGAACAGGCCAATACGGCATCAGAGGCATCTCCATAACCATCGCCGTCCTGGTCCCGGTAATATGATGTTAACGTAAACCCATCGTCTATCTGGCCATCGCAGTTATCGTCCACGCCATTACAGCTTTCTGTCGCTCCCGGATGGATTGACGCGTTGGCGTCGTTGCAGTCAGTGTTGTCTGACACATACCCAGAAGGCGCTGTACATGCCTGCGTTGTTATTGAAGCATTGCCATATGTATCTGTATCTGCATCACGGTAATAGGTATTATTCACACCCTCGTCCGTTGAACCATTACAGTTATCATCTATATTATTACAGACCTCTGGTGTAGCACCGGCAAAAGGATTACATGAATTGCCTCCCCATGTAC
This portion of the Nitrospirota bacterium genome encodes:
- a CDS encoding putative metal-binding motif-containing protein, whose translation is MNDNIRVGDHVGIWDATPWRRGANPVFLYDSSINNCGEPRQNCSFSANLDFSISYLQPGDTYRIQARLFDAAGNTRDVTSDVCILKTFYRDVDGDGYGDPSVHIDDCNIDPNKTNPGWAPTGYVANADDCDDGNPKRNKYYPEVCDGIDNNCNNQIDEGFDVGVVCSSGIGACMRSGTKVCSADGNSTVCNAQPGQPSAEVCNNIDDNCNGQVDENLSRQTTCGVGACSNNTGTETCTAGTWGGNSCNPFAGATPEVCNNIDDNCNGSTDEGVNNTYYRDADTDTYGNASITTQACTAPSGYVSDNTDCNDANASIHPGATESCNGVDDNCDGQIDDGFTLTSYYRDQDGDGYGDASDAVLACSLPSGRVLDDTDCNDNNASIHPGATEIPNDGIDQDCNGSDLTTIATRMTNISTRAYVGTGNDREIGGFIISGSTPKTVMIRGRGPSMSGAPFNMTGTLSNPYLRLYSSGAGAYIAQNDNWGNQSDPLCSSSGHVCATSAEITASIYNPCMPNPGQTTLPPGCSNESAIQITLPPGAYSAVFSGVNNGTGTGLVEIFDIDGSTTSKLVNISTRAKVLTGNNRMIGGFIVDAGTGSKKLLLRARGQSMSGAPFNMTGTLSNPYMRLYSSTAGAYIAQNDNWGNQSDTLCASSGFVCGTPAEITATGLDPCTPNPGQSTAPPGCSNESAMLITLPSGSYSAVVSGVNNTTGIGLMEVFEVAP
- a CDS encoding type II toxin-antitoxin system HicA family toxin, whose protein sequence is MTPHFPAMTSSEVVAILNKLGFKFLRQSGSSHAIYKRASDGKRTTVPVHPGKILKRKTLKSIIEDTGLTVDEFMQLGHK
- a CDS encoding PIN domain-containing protein translates to MKKLRSRFTVKPAYRNRSSFLTDTHALLWHFTNSNRISTKAKDIFDKCEEGHCVIFIPSIVIAECLRIFNRKKIAFNFITLFDQIRESENYAIIPLDQRVLLQMTETTEVTELHDKIIVATAQLLDVQLITKDSFLRKLKNIKTIW
- a CDS encoding type II toxin-antitoxin system HicB family antitoxin — protein: MPQSKQYQFTIIIEPCEEGGYFARCPAFPGCHVEGDNYEDTLHEMRATIQSFIEDYIKNGESIPDDEVTVTSLKIAV